In Nicotiana tabacum cultivar K326 chromosome 21, ASM71507v2, whole genome shotgun sequence, one DNA window encodes the following:
- the LOC107789652 gene encoding homeobox-leucine zipper protein MERISTEM L1 yields the protein MFQPNMFESHHHLLDMSHKSPENELDLIPDDEFDTKSGTDIMENPSGDDQDPNQRPNKKKRYHRHTQIQIQEMESFFKECPHPDDKQRKELGKRLALEPLQVKFWFQNKRTQMKAQHERHENSQLRNENEKLRAENIRYKEALGNATCPNCGGPAAIGEMSFDEQHLRIENARLREEIDRISGIAAKYVGKPMLNYPNLPSTGSTRSLDLGVGSLGPQTGLVGEMYSAGDLLRSVSGPTDADKPIIIELAVAAMEELIRIAQTGEPLWISSPDNSTETLCEEEYVRTFPRGIGPKPLGLKSEASRESAVVIMNHINLVEILMDVNQWSSVFAGLVSRAMTLEVLSTGVAGNYNGALQVMTAEFQVPSPLVPTRENYFVRYCKHHSDGTWAVVDVSLDNLRPTSTSRCRRRPSGCLIQELPNGYSKVTWFEHIEVDDRAVHNIYRPLVNSGLAFGAKRWVATLDRQCERLASAMANNIPTGDIGVITSPEGRRSMLKLAERMVMSFCAGVGASTAHTWTTLSGSGADDVRVMTRKSIDDPGRPPGIVLSAATSFWLPVPPKRVFDFLRDENSRSEWDILSNGGLVQEMAHIANGRDPGNCVSLLRVNSGNSSQSNMLILQESSTDSTGSYVIYAPVDIVAMNVVLSGGDPDYVALLPSGFAILPDGSTSGHCGGNNVAEVGNGGSLLTVAFQILVDSVPTAKLSLGSVATVNSLIKCTVERIKTAVACDNA from the exons ATGTTTCAGCCAAACATGTTTGAGAGCCACCATCATCTACTTGATATGTCACATAAATCACCAGAAAATGAGTTAGACTTGATTCCAGATGATGAATTTGACACCAAATCAGGTACTGATATTATGGAAAATCCTTCTGGTGATGATCAAGATCCTAATCAACGTCCCAATAAGAAGAAACGTTATCATCGACATacacaaattcaaattcaagaaaTGGAATC gTTTTTCAAAGAGTGTCCTCATCCTGatgataaacaaagaaaagaacttggaaaacgATTAGCATTAGAGCCTTTGCAAGTGAAATTTTGGTTCCAGAACAAGCGTACTCAAATGAAG GCTCAACATGAACGACATGAGAACTCACAATTGAGGAATGAAAATGAGAAGCTTCGTGCAGAGAACATACGCTATAAAGAAGCCCTCGGCAATGCTACATGTCCAAACTGTGGAGGCCCTGCTGCCATTGGAGAGATGTCATTTGACGAACAGCATTTGAGAATTGAAAATGCTCGTCTAAGAGAAGAG ATTGACAGGATATCAGGAATTGCAGCAAAATATGTTGGGAAACCAATGCTTAACTATCCAAATCTTCCTTCTACTGGATCAACTCGTTCACTTGATCTTGGAGTTGGAAGTCTTGGGCCTCAAACGGGCCTAGTTGGAGAAATGTATAGTGCCGGTGATCTTTTAAGATCAGTTTCAGGCCCAACAGATGCTGATAAGCCCATTATCATTGAACTTGCTGTTGCAGCAATGGAAGAATTAATAAGAATAGCCCAAACTGGAGAACCTTTGTGGATTTCAAGCCCAGATAATTCTACTGAGACACTATGTGAAGAAGAATATGTGAGGACATTTCCTAGAGGAATTGGGCCCAAACCTTTGGGCCTTAAATCTGAAGCCTCAAGAGAATCTGCTGTTGTTATTATGAATCACATCAATTTAGTTGAAATTTTGATGGATGTG AATCAATGGTCAAGTGTTTTTGCTGGCCTAGTATCAAGGGCAATGACATTGGAAGTCTTATCAACTGGTGTTGCTGGAAATTACAATGGAGCTTTGCAAGTG ATGACAGCTGAGTTCCAGGTTCCTTCGCCACTCGTTCCAACTCGTGAAAACTATTTTGTTCGATATTGTAAACACCATTCTGATGGAACTTGGGCTGTAGTTGATGTTTCCCTGGACAATTTGCGACCTACTTCTACGTCGCGCTGTAGAAGAAGGCCATCTGGTTGTTTAATTCAAGAATTACCAAATGGTTATTCCAAG GTTACGTGGTTCGAGCACATTGAAGTGGATGATAGAGCTGTCCATAATATCTACAGACCTCTTGTTAATTCAGGCCTCGCATTTGGGGCGAAACGTTGGGTAGCAACGTTGGATAGACAATGTGAACGACTCGCAAGTGCAATGGCTAATAACATTCCAACAGGGGATATTGGGG TCATAACGAGTCCTGAAGGTCGAAGAAGTATGTTAAAACTTGCTGAGAGGATGGTAATGAGTTTCTGTGCGGGTGTTGGTGCCTCAACTGCTCATACCTGGACTACATTATCCGGAAGTGGTGCCGATGATGTTAGGGTTATGACTAGAAAGAGTATCGATGATCCAGGGCGACCTCCTGGTATAGTCCTGAGTGCTGCCACTTCATTTTGGTTGCCAGTTCCTCCAAAAAGAGTCTTTGATTTTCTTCGCGATGAAAACTCCAGAAGTGAG TGGGATATACTTTCAAATGGAGGCCTAGTTCAAGAAATGGCACATATAGCAAATGGTCGCGATCCTGGCAACTGTGTATCTCTACTCCGCGTTAAT AGTGGAAATTCAAGCCAGAGTAATATGCTAATACTACAAGAAAGTTCAACTGATTCTACCGGCTCTTATGTTATTTATGCACCAGTTGATATTGTTGCAATGAATGTGGTGTTAAGTGGTGGCGACCCTGATTATGTCGCTCTTTTACCATCTGGATTCGCGATACTACCAGATGGTTCGACGAGTGGTCATTGTGGAGGAAATAATGTTGCTGAAGTTGGGAATGGTGGATCACTACTCACTGTTGCATTTCAGATattagttgattcagttccaacTGCAAAACTCTCACTCGGATCGGTTGCAACAGTTAATAGTCTCATCAAATGCACTGTTGAAAGGATCAAAACAGCTGTAGCGTGCGACAACGCTTGA